From Chryseobacterium salivictor, a single genomic window includes:
- a CDS encoding DUF3667 domain-containing protein encodes MNCTNCNNKVNHHFCPNCGQASKPKRIDGHYIIHEIQHVLHFERGILFTVKGLLINPGQNIRNYISGNRSRLVKPVIFIIITSLIYTLISHFFHIEEEYIKYEGSEKSSVFKIVRWLQANYGYMNILTGIFIAVWLKLVFKKYKYNFFELLVMLCFVLGIPMLIYAFFAFIEGITDIRLLNIAGIIGVIYVIWAMAHFFEKMKTVNYFKALVCYVLGLITFFIFIFAIGITTDVLTKH; translated from the coding sequence ATGAACTGTACAAACTGCAACAACAAAGTAAATCATCACTTTTGCCCCAACTGCGGGCAAGCTTCAAAACCGAAAAGAATTGACGGACATTATATCATTCACGAAATTCAACACGTTTTACATTTTGAGCGTGGAATTTTATTCACAGTTAAAGGGCTGCTTATCAATCCAGGACAAAATATCAGAAATTATATTTCAGGAAACAGAAGCCGCCTTGTAAAACCTGTTATTTTTATAATTATAACATCTTTAATTTATACGCTTATAAGTCATTTTTTTCATATTGAAGAGGAATATATCAAATACGAAGGATCGGAAAAATCTTCGGTTTTCAAAATTGTACGGTGGTTACAGGCAAATTATGGCTATATGAATATTTTGACAGGTATATTTATTGCGGTCTGGCTAAAATTGGTTTTTAAAAAATATAAATACAACTTTTTTGAATTGCTCGTAATGTTATGTTTTGTATTGGGGATTCCAATGTTGATCTATGCTTTTTTTGCTTTTATCGAAGGAATTACGGATATCAGATTATTAAACATCGCAGGAATAATTGGGGTGATTTATGTAATTTGGGCAATGGCTCATTTCTTTGAAAAAATGAAAACAGTTAACTATTTCAAAGCACTGGTCTGCTATGTATTGGGATTAATCACATTCTTCATTTTTATATTTGCAATAGGCATAACCACTGACGTGCTGACAAAACATTGA